GGAAGGCTCCCGCGACGCCGACCGTTAGAGGCCGACGTCGGCAGACCGAGAAGGGAAATGCGCGTTGGAGCATCCTGCGCAAGAAATGCCAGACGCAAGCGGTGCCCCCGAACTGTTCCGTGTCAAGAGGATCCACTGACCAGAGGACCGGCGACGTAGCCCAACTCGGCATCGCCAGAGCGTTTTGCGACGTCACATTGGCTGCTGGCTCAACCACCACCAACCTTACGGAGGAAGAGTCGGAATGCATAGGCTCCCGGAATTGACTGCCCGAACGGCGGTGCCGTCACCCGGACGCTTCTCCACGACCGCCCTCCGGGTCATCAATCCTGTGACGCATCCGGGCCGGACACCCGAACAGCTGATCGTCGTTCGTGCCACTCGACTTCCGGCCCAGGTCGAAGTTCGGGATCCAACGCCGACACCAATCCGGCGGTGGAGCGGCTCCGTATGACCAGTAGTTGCGCGCCGGAGTCGTTGATGCGTCGCGCAGCTCGAACGTCAGGGACGGACTCCAGCCTCAGGGCTGGCCGTCCCCTCGTCGGTGGTGCGAGCGGGTCAGAACGTGCTCTCTGCCGCCGCTCGTCCGAGGTGTTGATGTTGCAGTCGCTCGCCAGGGGATGCCTGGTGATCTCGATTCGAAGGGAACCGCACTATGAGGAAGACTCTGCTTTCGGCTCTACCGATCGTCGCTCTGGGTGTTCTGGGTCTGGGTCTGGCCCTGCCGGCCGCGGCCTCGGCCGCCCCTGCCTCCGCCTCCTACACGGCGGACCTCCAGCCGGTCGCGTTGAGCCAGGTTCACGGTTCCGGCACCTTTTCGCTGCAGCTGAACGGCGACCAGGCAACGATCACCGAAAAGGTCTCCGGTCTGGCCGCGAAATTCGGCTCGGCGGCCTACCCCCACGTGCAGCACATCCACATCGGCGCCAAGGGGGTCTGCCCGACGGCGTCTGCCGACACGAGCGGCGACGGCCTGATCAGCACCACTGAAGGTGGGCCGTCCTACGGTGCGATCGGTGCGACGCTGTCGACCAGTGGTGACGCCAGCCCGGCCGCAGCTCTCACACTCGGCGTTGCGCCGATGGGTGACACATTCAGCTACTCGCGGACGATCACTCTGGACTCGAAAACCGTGGCCGCGGTCCAGGCCGGCACGGCAGTGATCGTGGTTCACGGCTTGGATCCGGCCACGCTCAGCGCCAAGGTGCAGGCCGAGAAGAGCGACCTGGTGGCGTCGTTGCCGCTCGCGGCAACCTCGCCGGCTCTGTGTGGATCCCTGGTCGCATCACAGATGTCCAGTACCCCAGTGGGCTCGAGCCCCACTGGTGGCGGCAGCACGTCCGGCATCCAGGACGAGGCACTGCTGACCCTGGGCGGCGGTCTGCTCTTGGCTGCCGGTGGCGTGTTCGCGGCACGGCGCCGCGTGGCTCGCCAGAACTGATCTGACCCAGACCAGACCGATCTGACACCGAAAGGCCGACACCCGACATGAGCACAACCCGCGCCCCCCGCACCCGAATACTCGGGGCGGTGGGCGCGGTGCTGCTCCTTTTGGGTGTGACCGTGATCGTCATGGGGATCGTCGGTCAGAAGCATGCACCACAGCCTCCGGCGTCTGCGGCCGTCCCCGTGCAGGTCATCCCATCCGCAGACCCCATTGTCAGCAGCACGCCGCCGACGAATGCATCCAAGGCTCGAACCACCTCGACCACCCCCGCGCAGCCGCCGCCCCCGTCCTCGTCGCTCCCCCCGGCCGGATCGACGACCTCGACCGGCCCGGCGACCCGCAAGCCCAGCGTCGTACCCAGCCAGACTCCGGGACGTGTCCCTGCCACCCGCGGGCCGGTGCTGCCCCGCTCGCTGCCGCTGCACCTGTCGGTACCGGCCATCGGTGTCGAGTCCGACCTGCGGCAAATCGGTCTGGATTCCTCGGGTGCGATCCAGACTCCCCCACTGGTCCAGGACTCCCACGCCTACTGGTTGACCGTGTCCCCCACACCCGGCCAACTCGGGCCCGCCACGATCATCGGCCATGTCGACTCCGCCGCATACGGCCCCGGGGTGTTCTTCAAACTCGGAGACCTACGCCAACGCGACAAGATATCGATCACCAGAGCAGACCACACCGTCGCCGTCTTCGAGGTCGAACGCGTCGTTGAATATCCCAAGAAGGAGTTTCCCACCCAAGCTGTCTACGGAAATACCGACCACGCGGCACTACGCCTGATCACCTGCGGTGGAACATTCGATCCCTCGATCAAGAGCTACGAAAGCAACATCGTTGTCTACGCCGCCCTCGTTTCGGTTCATGCGGCATGAGCTGAGCATGCACCGACAGATCAGATCGGACCAACCCCATGAACCGCCACCTGTTCACCACCGCCGTGGTCGCTACGTGCACCCTGTTCCTGGTCGGCTGTGGCTCCGCCACAGCCAGTTCCACCGAACGTGCCGCTCCGGCCACCGTCCACCAGTCGCCCTCCGTCTCCGGGCAGGAGTCGCCCGCACCGACGTCCGGCGCAGTCATGACACCGGGGATGATCATGCCCGACGGGTCGACCATGGGACCGATGACAGTCCCACCTGCATCCCCCATTCCGCCCTCGTCCTTGCCGCCATCTTCAGCGCCGCGGGCAACGACCACTTCGCACGCCGCCACGCAAGCGGCGGCAGGACCGCCGGCCGCCGCTCAAATGGTCTGCTCCGCTGAAATCCACGCCACCATTACGAAGGTTCTTGCTCTGACCGCGACGCCCACGTCCAGCTCAAGCTGGGAAAACCAGCTCTACACCTGCACCTACCGCCTGCCGATGGGTAAGTTCGTCATCTCCGTCAAACAGTCCGCGAGTGCCACGGCGGCCGCCGACTACGCGCGGCAGCTTCGCGGAGACAATATCGACGCCACGAAACTCAACGGCCTCACCGCCACCGCCTTCGAAACCCCCGCCGGGAAAGTATTTCTCGTCAAAGACGATTTCACCCTCACCGTCGATGCGACCACACTGCCGAAGGTGTTCGGCCGCCAACAGCAAAAGCGAGTCGACTTCGCCTACGAAATCGCGTCCGACATCCTCGGCTGCTGGACCGACGACTGAACCCTCCTCGCCGCGAGCCCTTACCGAGAACTCTACGGAGGACGCAAGCCTGAAGTGACGGGATGCTTACCTTCCGTAGCGCACCGACATCCGTTGTCGCGCTCATCCGGCGCGACCAGCGGGCAAGGGCCAGACTTGAGCAATGACCTCACCCGATGAACAAGCTGCCCTGGTCGCCGCTCACAACCAGTGGCGTGCTCGCTACAACTCTCCCCCGGTGGTCTGGGATGACACCGTCGCGGCCGTGGCCCAAGACTGGGCCAACCAGATCGCGGCCAGTGGGCAGTTCGACCACCGGCCGGACAACCGATACGGCGAGAACATGTTCATGGGCACCGCAGGCGCGTACCGCCCGACCGATGTGGTCGACGACTGGGGTAACGAGAACGCGAACTACGACATCCCCAGCCAGACCTGTATGGCCGAGGCCGTATGCGGACACTTCACCCAGCTCGTCTGGGCTACCACAGCGCGCATCGGGTGCGGCAAGGCCACCGGCCCCGACGGCAACGACTATTGGGTCTGCGACTACGACCCGGCCGGCAACATGGAAGGGCAGTCCCCGTTCGCCACTTGATGGCGACCACAATTCAGATGCTCGGCACCATCATTTTGCTGGACCAGACCCCAGCAATCGCCGGTTCAGCCCCGTCGACTTCACGGTACATGTGAATCCGGGGTCGCCCTCGTCCTGCGGACGGTGGACCGGTGATCAACGAGGACACATCATCCAAGACAACGGATACTGCAACCAGCCGTACATCGTCGTCGCCCACGATGGCGCCTGGCTGTGCGTTGTGACCTCGACCGTGGCAGTGACCTTGCAGAGTTCGGCTCTGGTGCGGCCGCCGATGCCAGGTTGGGAGCCCGTGGTCGGGGCGACCATCTGCCGGGTGTCAAGGGCCCAACAGTTCTGGAGTCGTTCCTGCCGCAGATCGGTGATGAGCAGTTAGCTGAAGGCACCAGATCCTTCTGGTGCCGGTTGGATCTCGCGTGTTCCAGTCGGTAGCTGATAGCGCGCCCTTCGATGATCTGGCCGTTGAAGGTGAAACAGTCGACGATGGCGGCGCCGAGCCGTGGGTCGGTGAGCGTCGTGGTCCAGCCGGAGAACGGTTCGCTGGAAGCGATGGAGGTCAGACTGAGAGTGACACCCGGGCCTTCCACGTTGGGCACCTAACTGCGATATTCGGGATTGGCGAACCCGAAACGGGTACCTGCATCCCATTCCTGTCGCTGGTTCCCGAACGCCGGCACCCCGCCGGAATCTTTCAGCATGCGGGCCAGATGCAGCAGATTCCAAGTCATAAATGTCGTATTGCGATTTGTGAAATCGTTGTCCAAGCCAACTCGAGTGCCGTCAGCGAGCAGGTCACCGTAGCTCGGGCCAGGCCCGGCCTCACCTATCCACCCGGCGTCGGCCTGCGGCGGTATGCTGTAGCCGATATGTTGCAGGCTGTACAGCACGTTCGACGCACAGTGCTTGATCCCGTCCTCATTGCCCGTGATCAAGCAACCACCGACCCGGCCGTAGTACAACCATTGGCCCTTTTCGTTCAGCTCGCTCGAGTGGGCGTAGAGCCGCTCGATGACCTTCTTGGTCTCGCTGCTGTTATCGCCCAGCCAGATCGGGCCACCCAAGACCAAGATGTCGGCCGCCAGAACTCGCGGAAACAAGGTCGGCCAGTCATCGACCTCCCACCCTCGCTCCCGCATATCGGGATACACGCCGGTAGCGATCTGGTGATCGACCGCGCGGAACTGATCCACTGTGACCCCCTGCTTCACCATGATGTTCGCGCTCGTGTCGATCAGAAGCTGGGTGTGGCTGCGGCCCGGCGAACGGGTCAGCGTCGTGTTGATGAACAGCGCCGTCAGATCGGTGAAATCATGCAGTCGCTCAGGCATGGAGTCTCCCGGGTTGGTCGGTGCACCTTGTCCCGTCGATGGTGCGCGGCCGCGCCGTCCCCGGCAACCGCTCAGCACATGCTCACGCGTGACGATCCGATCCGATCCCTTCTTCTCCGATGCCGGTGAGCGGGCCATCTCCTAGAGGCAAGGTGGTGTACTGCTCGGCGCTCCCGACACCGTCCGGTAGTGGTATCCGACCGCGGTGCGGGCACGATCAGGCGAGGTCAGTCGGGCGCCGATCCGGTCAAGCCGCCGGGTTCGTTGTACACCTCGGCCCTCATGGTGCCGGTGGACGAAGGTCCCAAATCGTGGCATTGACCCCTTGGCTGCGCGCCACCACCGATCGATAGCCGTGCGCGTCGAGCGACACCTCGCCGAATCCGGAGTTGTGTGTCACCGGGTAGCGATCCCCTCACCGCCCGTGGCGCCGGGAACCGTCACCGTGCCGATCCGGGTCAGTGATCCGCCCGAGTTGATGGCGAATTCGTCCACCAGACCGGCCGCCCCGGTCTGCACATACAAGTATCGCCCGTCACCCGAGGCCGCGGCATCGACCGTGCCGGAGTCAGTGCCGGTCGTGCCCAGCGTGACCAACCGGCCGTGCCGGTCGACGGTGAATCCGGACAGATCAGCGCTGCCGGCGTTCGAGACATAGATGTGACGCCCGACCGAGACCACCCAGCAGGTCGCCGCCTGGCCCGTCGACGCCTGATCAACGCCTCGGAGGTGCCCGTCGAATCCGATATTGAAGGTGGCCACCGCGTTGGTGCCGGCCTCGGCCACCAGCAGTCGGCCGTGACCGTCGAACGCCATGGCGAACGGCACGGCCCCCGGCAACGAGGTCACGATCGGCTGGTCAGCCGGACGACCGGACCGGTCGATCGGGAAGACGTCGATGCTGCTCGTGGCCGCCTTGGTCGTGACCAGAAGATCCCTCCCGTCAGGAGTGACGGCGATCTGGCCTGGAGTGTGGGTGAACTCAGGCGCTCCCCCCGGATCCAGGCCCAGCTCCCGGTGCCGGCCGGGCAGTTCGGTGAGGCGGCCGTCGTGGCGGGCGAATCCCTGGATGGAGCCGCCACCCAAGGCATTCAGCACGTACACCTCGTCATCGCGAACGGCCAGGCTGACCGGGAACCGCCCGCCCGACGACACCACCTGGCTGCGGACCAGAGCATCGCCCCGGACGTCGAACACGGTGATCGTGTCACTCCCGGCGTTCACCGCGAAGAGTTGACGGTGCCGCTCATCCCATTGCAGCGAACCCTGCGAGGCGAGGTGGTCCACCACCGACCCGGCCAGTTGACCGCCGAGGCCACCGGTGGGATAGGTGCCCGCCGGGCGCAGGGTTCCGTCCGGAGCCGCGCGGTAGGCAACAATGGCGTTGCCGGTCAAGCTATCCGTCTGGACGAACACCGCCGGCCGCTCCCGGTCGCCGGGGTCGGGTGGGCCCGCCGACGCCGGCCCGGCCAACAGCAGAGAAGTTCCGGTGACCAGGCTGATTCCGATCAATGCGAGTGCTTTCATGATTTTCTCCTCCATTTGGGGACCGTGGCGATACCCATGGAACGCGGCCGGAGCTCCCAGGGAAACCCCTGTCACCGAATGGTTCGAAACCCGTTCGAAATCGGTAAGAAGTGCACTCAGCATTCCGCAAGCACGCCGCCCCGGCTGGGGTGGCAGCGGGGAAGGTGCCGCGACGAACCCGATCTGATGTTGTGAACGCGGCGAGGAAGCCGGATCCGACCACTGGAGATCGCCGCAGCGTCTCTCAGCACCGCAGCCGATGTCCGGGCACCGAACGAGCGTGCATTCGAGGTCTTCACCATCGGCAGAAGCATGCCGAGGAACGCCCAAGGGAAAAGAAGGGCAAGAACAGGCGGAGGCCTTTGTTCGGGGCCGACAACTTGGGAGGACCGCCAGGTCCGCACGATCTCCTCCTTCCCGGAGCGATCCCGCCTTCCCCCCGCTCCTAGCTTGACCCGTGAATCCGGTCTCCAGGCCCGGCTCTGTCAATGGACGTCTGCCCGAGAAGATCTTCGTCGAGTGCGGGAACCTGTCGAATGGGGCGCGCGTCAGACCCGTGCTTCGACTCCGGTCATCCGGATCGGGCGTGGCCACCCGAGTCGCTCGAGGAAGGATCGTCATGAACGAGCCGGTCGTGAGAGCTACAAGACGTTACTCCCGCTCGGAAGAGACGACACCGGTTCGCCTCCGTCGCAGTGTCCCGCTGCTGGTGCTCCTGATGGCGTTGCTCACCATGGCCGGCTGCAGTGTCGACGGATCAGCCGCACGCGGCGCGTCAGATCCAGCGCCGACGTTCGATACTTCCCCTTCGGCAGTCGTTTTCGCCGTAGGCAATCTCGCTCCGTACAATCCGAGCAACCAGCAGGCCAGCAACGGGTTTGAGATCCACGGCGATGGGACTGTGACTGGCGACAAAGTCGCGCTGGGCAAGAAGGTCCCCAATGAGCAACTTCAGCAGCTCGCGAGAAGAGCAGACGAACTCGGGCTGCTCGATCAGCCCGATCTCGGCTACCCGGTGTACGACGCCGGCGAGCTCGACCTCCATCTCACCTTGAACGGCAAGACGGTCAACCTGAGCGTCACCCCATCGGAGGTCGGCTCGTACTCGAAGGCTCAGAGCGCCGCTCGGCAGGCGGTGCGGGATTTCGCCGAGCTGCTGCGGCAGGCCATTGCCTGAGTTCGTCGAGGGGCGCGGACTATTCCCCGGCAGAAACGTCGGTGGCAGCTTCGATGCACAAGCCTGGCAGTCTGAAGCTCCGCGCGGCGCGGATCTGCCCCATCGGGAAGCTTGCTGCGACGGGCACAGGCAGCGTGCCGGCCGCGACCAGGCGAGCGAATTTCCTCGATCGTGCCTGGCGTCGTTCAAGGTTTACCGGCGCGGCGAGGTGGTGCGGATCGTCAAACCGCTGGATCGGCTGGCGGTCAAGACCATCAGCCCGCGCTACCGGTCGCAGGACGAACGCATCGAGATAGCCGAGCTCCGCCAGACCGGGTTGTCCATCCGTCGGGTCGCCCAACGGATCGGCCGGGCACCATCCACGGTGTCCAGGGAACTGCGCCGGCTGCCCGCCGCTGCAGGCCACTACCGGCCGTTCGAAGCTCATCGAGATGCCATCGGCAGCAGAGCCCGCACCCACGGCAGACGCATCGACATCCACCCAGAGCTGCGGGAGGAGGTTGGTGCACGGCTGGCCCAGCGGTGGAGCCCGCCACAGATCGCCCGGCATCTGCGGGTGAAGTTCCCTGATCGAGCGTCGATGCGGCGGTGCCACGAAAGCATCTATCAGGCCCTCTACCAGCCCGGATCGGCCCTGGTGCGGCCCGCGGCCGTCCCGTCGCCGCGGCCGTCGCCGCTGCGGACCGGCCGCGACCATCGAAAAGCTCACCAACGCATCGACCGGCGGCGGCCCCGGTTCCAGCAGCCGATGCTGTCGGTGCACCAGCGTCCCTTCCCGCCCCATGACCGGTCCGAAGCAGGCCACTGGGAGGGCGAGTTGATAGTGGGCAGCCAGCAAGGATCGGTGATCGGAACGCTGATCGAGCGGCAGACCCGGCTGATCCGCCTGTTGCACCTACCGTCCCGGGATGCCGACGCCCTGCGCCGCGCCATCTCCGACCGGATGGCCGACCTGCCCGCTTCCCTGCTCCGATCCATCACCTGGGGCCACCAGGGCATCGAGATGGCCCGGCACGTCTCGATCACCGCTGAGTTGGGCGCGCAGATCTACTTTTGCGATCCGCACTCGCCATGGCAGCGCGGCAGTAACGAGAACGCCAACGGGCTGCTGCGACAGCATTCTCCTAAAGGCACCAACCTAGCCATTTGGAGCCGGGAGCACCTGCAGGCAGTGGAGGACGAGATCAACGGACGCCCCCGGCTCGTCTTCGACAACCGCCGTCCCGCAGATCTGTTCGCCACCTAGCTAGCCTCAACGGACCGCCCACTGTTGCGACGTTGACTAGAACCCGCCCCGGGCCCGCAGGGTCCAGGTTCAACCGGACTTGACAGCGGCATGTACGGCCCCGTCCGGAACGGTCCGGTCCGAGATCACCCGCCACGACGCTGCGTACCCGCCGAAACTCGCGAATCCTTCAGGTCCCCATCTAGGCGTGGAACCTGCCCACCCGGGTATTCGGAATGTCTTCCGGGGAATCACGCCAGCGAACGGCGCCCACGCGGCCCCCTGGGGCCATCGAGGAGTTCGCTCGCCTCATGCTGCGGGCCGACTCCACGTGCCGATCGCGGCGAACCTTCCTCGTCGAACAGATTTGCACCGCCGTCGAGTTGCAATCCAGCCGGCAGGTGCAGGGAAAGGTCGTCAACGGACCGGCAGCTTTACCTGCAGGCTCATTGGTGCACGTGGTAACCACTACCCGTCGTGGTTGCGGTCGAGGGTTCCGGCCGATCCCGGCCGCGATCTGCCTGATCGTCAGGCCCACGTGACGAACAGCCCACTCCGGGTTCGTCGTCCGGCCACTGTGTCGCGCACTGATCGCGAATCCAACCACTGGGCCACACGTGGCCCGCACGGCCGGCCTACGCGCCGTCCGTGCCCAGCAGACGGCGGCCGATGGCGCACATCACCCAGCTCGAGACGCCGCCGCCGGTTTGTCGAAGCGGTTGTCGGCACCAAGGGGCCAAGCGGCGGCTCGACCACCGCCAACGAAGGCGCAGCTCGGGCTGTCGCTACCGTGCCGCTTACGCACCCCGGGGTCTAGGGCCGGCCGAACGCGTGAAGTTGATCTCGCTTCTGACGCTGACACCTGCATCGGTTCGGCGAGGACTTGCTCCAAGGCGAGCGGTCCGCGTCTACGCCGTCGAAGAGGCGGATTCCGAGGCAGAACAGCACGGGTGAGGGGGTGATCGTGAATTCGTCGATCGGGCCGGCGTTCACATAGTCAACAATCATCGCGCCGCCGCTCGCGATGCGGACATCTCGGTCGCCGGCGCCTCACGGGCCTGGTCGAGTGCGGACTCGAGCCTCGGGGTCGACCAAGCGGATGATGGTCCCACGCGCGCTCCGGAATTGACGTTTCCTCGTGCGTCCGGACGAAGACCGGCGTGTGAAACGCGGCATTCTCCGGCCGTATCCGCTCGCCGGCGTGAAACATTCGCTTGCCCAAAAAGACTCCCGACGCGGTTCTTCCGGGAAGACTCGGCACTCGACGAAGCCGGTGAGGACGGGCCGGAACAACGACATCGCGCGGTAGACGTTCGAGCGCACCGGCGCGCGCGTCAATAGCAAATTCTCTTCAGAGATTTCGCTGGAGAGGGCCTGGAAAGAGCCCCGGTCGGGCGGGTGCACACTTCTGTGGTGCCGCACCCGGTCCGGGGCATCCGGACCGGGCGCGCACACCGTGGATCCGGGGCGATCAGGTCGATCATCCCCAGCAGTTGGCCAGGCCCCAGGCGGAATCCTTCGAGTCGATGCCCGCGATGGGCTTGTCCGTGATCAGCGTGGCGCCGGTGTTGACGACCCCGCTCGGCTTCGTACCGGTCTTGGCAAAAGTCACGATCGCCTTCACCCCGTCCTCGACCATGATCTTCGGAAACTGCATGACGGTGGCGGCGAACTTACCGTCCTTCACGTACTGGACACCCGAGCAGCTGCCGTCGATCGAACCCACGATCACCTTGCTCTGCAGACCCTTTTCGGTCAAGGCCTGGTAGGCACCACGCCCCGCCGGCTCGTTGATCGAGTAGACGACATTGACATCCGGGTGCGCCTGCAGCAGGTTCTCCATCGCGCTCTGCGCCTTGGTCTGGTCACCGGCGGTCAACGCACTGCCGATCACCTGCGGCGGCGTGCCGTCCGGAAGGCCCATGCCCTCCAGGAACCCGTTGTGCCGCTGGATACCGACACTCGCGCTCGGGTCCAGATCCATGGTGATGATCTTCGGCGCCGTGCTGCCGATCTTGGCCTTGACGTACTTACCGAGGATCACACCGGCCTGCAGGTTGTCGGTGGCAAAAGTGGCCGGAACGGCGTCCACCGGGGTGGTCTCCGAATCCAGCGCGATCACCAGAATGCCCTTGGCCTGGGCCGCCTTGAGCGCATTCAGGATGCCCGCCGAGTTGCTCGGGGTGATCATGATGCCCTTGACGCCCTGCTGGACCAGGTTCTCGATGGCCGTGACCTGTCCGTCGTTGTCGCCGTCGAACTTGCCGGCCAGAGCGATCACCTCAGCCCCCTGGGTGGCCGCCAAAGCCTTCGCCGACTCACGCAGCTTCACGAAATACGGGTTCGAGTCGGTCTTGGTGACCAACCCGATCTTGATCGTCCCCGTGCTCCCGCCGCCGGAGGCCGCCGACGCCGAGCCGGAGGAACCCGGCCCGGCGGAGGCCGCCGCCGCGGCGCTGGACGTGCTGGAACTCGACGAATTGTTGTTCTTGGTGCACGCGGCCAACGACAGCGTGACGGTGAGAGCGACCGCGGCGACCGCGATCCGCTGGACTGGGAGTTTCACATATACCTCTTCGGGCTCTGGGCGCGTTGGTTCCTTGATGTCACGCCGTCGGTGAGTGCTACCTGCGGGTCGGTCAGGTGCGCATACGGGGATGGGGTGCGGCGCCGCTGGGCTTGCATGCGGCGGGCGCATCCGAGGTGCATGGTTCAGCTGTGCGGTACGGCTGATGTCAGGTGCCAGCCGATGCCGGCGACGAGCTTGGCAGTGCCTCCGGTCGCGAAGAGACTAACGCCGTTGCTGTCCGGTCCGGGGAAGATCTGGTCGGTGAGAACGATCTGCCCCTGGTCGGTGAAGACTTCGACCGAGGAGGTATCGACCAGGATGTGCAGGCGCACGCGGCCGCACCGGTCCAGAGTCAGGGGTGCGGATTGCCGGCCACCGAAGGTCGGATCGAAGCTCACGTCACCTGACTTGCCGCGGTCGATGTACACCTCGTGCGTGATGGTGTCATACCCGATCTGCGTGAGGTCACCACTGCCGGTGTGGACGTTGACACCGAAGCGCTTGGCGCTGCCGGCCTCGAACGTGCCATCCAGTTCCAGGGTGCCCCCGCTGATCTCGGCTGACCGGGTGCCGCTGATGCTCTGGTTGAAGCCGACGACAGGCCTGCCGGTGCGGAGTTTGCCGAGCTGGCGGACCGGTTGCTGCGTGAGCTGCACCTTGCCGTTGATTGTCTTCAGGCCGAGTTGTCGGGGGACGCTCATCGCGCTGCGCCACGGCGAGGTGGGGATGTTGCCGGCATAGTTCCAGTTGTTCATCCAGCCGATCAAAATCTGCTGGCCGTGGGGCAGGTCGTTGAAGGAGGTGGCGGCGTAGAAGTCCGCGCCGTAGTCAACCCAGTGGGCACGTTGTACGGTCGACAGGGCGGGCGCGTCGGCGAACGTGAACTGGTCGGCGTTGAGGTGACCCCAGCCGCCCGTGTTCTGGTCGACGATCTGAATCTGCGCCGTCTGACCGTAATAGGGCGTGAGGTCGAACGAAGCCCAGTCAAGGGCCTCGTTGTTGGAGCCGGTCGCGGATTGGACGACCTGGCCGTTGACTAGGAGGTCGACGGCCGTTTCCACGTTTCGGACCTGGCCGGCCTGGCTTGAGAAGACGATGTTGTCGACGTTGATGTGTCCCCAGCCGCCGTTGTTCTCGTCGATGATCTGGATCTGGGCCTGCTGGCCTTTCAGCGCGGACACGTCCCAGGACTTCCAATCCAGGTTCTCGGCGTTCGAACCGGTCGCGGTATCGACCACTTTGCCGCCGACGATCAGATTGACGGCTGTGGGGCCGGCCCCCGGGGTGGTCGGCGCGCCGGTGTAGGCGTGGGTGCCGCCGCCGACCAACATGTCGATGTAGTCGCTGGAGATGGTGAACGTCGGTGAGGTGATGGTGCCCATCGACAGGTCATGGTTGAGGAAGGTGTTCACCAATTTCTTGCCGAGGTAACCGCTGACCTGCTGCTGGTCGCCCACTGTCCCGGCGACAGGGCCGGTGCCGACGAAGTCACCGGTTGTGGTCCAGCCGGTGCCGTAGGTGGCGCCTTCGAAGTCGGCGAAGGTGGTGCCGGGCGGTACGGACGCGTTGATGACCGAGCCGTCGACGTGCGGATGGTTGCCGCCGCCGATTTCGAAGTTCAGGTAGGGGCGGGTGACCTTGAACGCTGGTGAGCTCAGTACGCCGACGCCGCCGTCGCCGCCGGTGAAACTGTCGACGAAGCCCGTGCCCACAACGCCGTCGACAGCGGACTGCCCCGGCAGCGGTGCCGTCGCCGGGGCGGTGCCGAACGCGGTGCCGGTGGTCGTCCACGGTGTGTAGCTGCCGCTGTCGAAGTCGGCGAAGGTCACGCCCTTGGGCGGGCTGTAACTGCCCTTGTCGTCGGAGGTGAACGCGTTGCCGTCGAAGGACCCGACGAAGTACTGGTCACCGGAGCCGCCGGCGTAGGAGCCGGGGTTGA
This window of the Nakamurella panacisegetis genome carries:
- a CDS encoding lactonase family protein translates to MKALALIGISLVTGTSLLLAGPASAGPPDPGDRERPAVFVQTDSLTGNAIVAYRAAPDGTLRPAGTYPTGGLGGQLAGSVVDHLASQGSLQWDERHRQLFAVNAGSDTITVFDVRGDALVRSQVVSSGGRFPVSLAVRDDEVYVLNALGGGSIQGFARHDGRLTELPGRHRELGLDPGGAPEFTHTPGQIAVTPDGRDLLVTTKAATSSIDVFPIDRSGRPADQPIVTSLPGAVPFAMAFDGHGRLLVAEAGTNAVATFNIGFDGHLRGVDQASTGQAATCWVVSVGRHIYVSNAGSADLSGFTVDRHGRLVTLGTTGTDSGTVDAAASGDGRYLYVQTGAAGLVDEFAINSGGSLTRIGTVTVPGATGGEGIATR
- a CDS encoding CAP domain-containing protein — encoded protein: MTSPDEQAALVAAHNQWRARYNSPPVVWDDTVAAVAQDWANQIAASGQFDHRPDNRYGENMFMGTAGAYRPTDVVDDWGNENANYDIPSQTCMAEAVCGHFTQLVWATTARIGCGKATGPDGNDYWVCDYDPAGNMEGQSPFAT
- a CDS encoding class F sortase, giving the protein MSTTRAPRTRILGAVGAVLLLLGVTVIVMGIVGQKHAPQPPASAAVPVQVIPSADPIVSSTPPTNASKARTTSTTPAQPPPPSSSLPPAGSTTSTGPATRKPSVVPSQTPGRVPATRGPVLPRSLPLHLSVPAIGVESDLRQIGLDSSGAIQTPPLVQDSHAYWLTVSPTPGQLGPATIIGHVDSAAYGPGVFFKLGDLRQRDKISITRADHTVAVFEVERVVEYPKKEFPTQAVYGNTDHAALRLITCGGTFDPSIKSYESNIVVYAALVSVHAA
- a CDS encoding flavodoxin family protein — encoded protein: MPERLHDFTDLTALFINTTLTRSPGRSHTQLLIDTSANIMVKQGVTVDQFRAVDHQIATGVYPDMRERGWEVDDWPTLFPRVLAADILVLGGPIWLGDNSSETKKVIERLYAHSSELNEKGQWLYYGRVGGCLITGNEDGIKHCASNVLYSLQHIGYSIPPQADAGWIGEAGPGPSYGDLLADGTRVGLDNDFTNRNTTFMTWNLLHLARMLKDSGGVPAFGNQRQEWDAGTRFGFANPEYRS
- a CDS encoding substrate-binding domain-containing protein gives rise to the protein MAACTKNNNSSSSSTSSAAAAASAGPGSSGSASAASGGGSTGTIKIGLVTKTDSNPYFVKLRESAKALAATQGAEVIALAGKFDGDNDGQVTAIENLVQQGVKGIMITPSNSAGILNALKAAQAKGILVIALDSETTPVDAVPATFATDNLQAGVILGKYVKAKIGSTAPKIITMDLDPSASVGIQRHNGFLEGMGLPDGTPPQVIGSALTAGDQTKAQSAMENLLQAHPDVNVVYSINEPAGRGAYQALTEKGLQSKVIVGSIDGSCSGVQYVKDGKFAATVMQFPKIMVEDGVKAIVTFAKTGTKPSGVVNTGATLITDKPIAGIDSKDSAWGLANCWG
- a CDS encoding IS30 family transposase, whose protein sequence is MPEFVEGRGLFPGRNVGGSFDAQAWQSEAPRGADLPHREACCDGHRQRAGRDQASEFPRSCLASFKVYRRGEVVRIVKPLDRLAVKTISPRYRSQDERIEIAELRQTGLSIRRVAQRIGRAPSTVSRELRRLPAAAGHYRPFEAHRDAIGSRARTHGRRIDIHPELREEVGARLAQRWSPPQIARHLRVKFPDRASMRRCHESIYQALYQPGSALVRPAAVPSPRPSPLRTGRDHRKAHQRIDRRRPRFQQPMLSVHQRPFPPHDRSEAGHWEGELIVGSQQGSVIGTLIERQTRLIRLLHLPSRDADALRRAISDRMADLPASLLRSITWGHQGIEMARHVSITAELGAQIYFCDPHSPWQRGSNENANGLLRQHSPKGTNLAIWSREHLQAVEDEINGRPRLVFDNRRPADLFAT